Below is a genomic region from Streptomyces sp. NBC_00461.
CGGGCACGCAGACACTCGCCGACAAGGTCAACGGGATCGACAAGAAGGCGGGCCCGTTCCTGAAGGGCAACGAGAAGACCATCGGGGACACCGCCCAGCTGGTCGCCGACTCCTCCAAGGCGATCCGCCACAACCTCGGCACCCTGGTCAAGACGGCCCCGGTAGCCGCCAAGGGCGCCCGTGCGGCCTCCGACACGCTGGACGACGTCTACAGGGCGCGCTGCGAGAACCCCGTACTGCCGGACGCGGCCTGCTCCGACCTGAAGAAGGCGAAGGAGGCGGCCGACGACGTGTCGACGATCGCCGACGACCTGAACACGCTGATCGGCGACCAGGACGGCGACCTGAAGAAGCTCGACAAGAACCTGGCCACCCTCCAGACGCAGGCCCAGGCACTCGCCGACCGCGCGCCGCACCTCTCCGAGGACCTCGACGACGCCGTCTCCAAGGTCAACAAGCTGAACGAGGGCGCCGGGAAGGTCGCCGCGGGCGCCAAGAAGCTGCACAAGGGGCTCGGCACGGCCAGGAGCGGTGCCGGAGACCTGGACGAGGGCCTCGGCAAGCTGAAGACCGGCGCCCAGACCCTCAACGGCGGCATGTACAAGCTCGTCGACGGCTCGGGCAAACTCGCGGGCGGGCTGCACGACGGCGCCGGGCAGATCCCCGACTACGACAAGCAGGACCGCGACAAGCGCACCCAGGTGATGGCGGACCCGGTCGGGCTCGTCTCCAAGGACCTGCACAAGGCGCCCAACTACGGCACCGGGTTCGCCCCGTACTTCATCCCGCTGTCCCTGTGGGTGGGCGCGATGGTGGCGTACATGCTGATCCCGCCGATGAACCGGCGCGCGCTCGCCACGGGCGCCCCGGCGTGGCGGATCGCGCTGGCGGGCTGGCTCCCGGTGGTCGCGATCGGCGTACTGCAGACAGTGTCCCTGATGTCGGTGCTGCACTGGGCGATCGGCCTGCAACTGGACCGGGCGGCCGGCACCGTCGGCTTCCTGTTCCTGGTGACGGCGTGCTTCGGGGCGATCGTGCAATGGCTGAACGCGCGCTTCGGGGCGGCGGGCCGGATCCTCGTCCTCGCCCTGCTGATGCTCCAGTTGACCTCCGCCGGCGGCACGTACCCCGTACAGACCAGTCCGGGCTTCTTCAACGCGATCCACCCCTTCCTGCCGATGAGCTACGTCGTGGAGGCCCTGAGGAGGCTCATCACGGGCGGCGGCACGGGACCGGTGTGGCACGCGTGCGTGGTGCTCACGGCGTTCACCGCGGGCGCCCTCGCACTGACCGCCGTGTCGGCCCGCCGCCGGCAGGTGTGGACGCTGGACCGCCTGCACCCGGAGCTGACCCTGTGAGCCCTGCGGTGACGTCCGGACGTACGGTTCCTGTGACAATCAGGACCATGGAACGCAGCAGCGCCACGTCGGGCGGCACCACCCGCCGCGAGGCCACCCGACAGAAGCTCTACGAGGCGGCCGTCACGCTCATCGCCGAGCAGGGTTTCTCCGCCACCACGGTGGACGAGATCGCCGAGCGTGCCGGGGTCGCGAAGGGCACGGTCTACTACAACTTCGCGAGCAAGTCCGTCCTCTTCGAGGAGCTGCTGCGGCACGGCGTCGGGCTCCTCACGGCCTCCCTGAGGGAGGCGGCCGAGCGGACGGCCAGGGACGGCGGCAGCAAGGTGGACGCCCTGGACGCGATGATCCGGGCCGGTCTCGTCTTCATCGACCGCTATCCGGCCTTCACCCAGCTGTACGTGGCCGAGATGTGGCGCACCAACAGGGCCTGGCAGTCCACGCTGATGGTGGTCCGTCAGCAGGCGGTCGCGGTCGTCGAGGACGTGCTGCGCGAGGGTGTGGCGAACGGCGAGTTCAGCGACGAGATCGACGTGTCACTGACCGCGTCGGCGCTGGTCGGCATGGTCCTGGTGGCCGCCCTGGACTGGCAGTCCTTCCAACCGGAGCGCTCCCTGGACGATGTCCACGCGGCGCTGTCCCGGCTGCTCCAGGGGCGCGTGAGCGGGCAGCGCTGAGCACACACGAAAGCGCCGGTCCGAGGTGGCCGCGTCCCCCGCGGGCCACCTCGAACCGGCGCCTTCCCGTACTCCCCCGTTTTCTCTTCCCCCCGTTGGGACCCCCGTTTCGGTCCGTTCCCCCGGGTTCCCCCGTGCCTCGCTCCCGCCGACCTCGGTCGGCGGAAGGAGCGGATCCGGGGCCGCTCCGTTCCGACGCCCCGTGTCGCCGGTGCCGGAGCCGCGCCCCTTTCCGTGCCTCCACTCTCTCGTTCACGCAGGTCGGGCCCATCCGCGCGCGTACTCATCTCGCTCACTAGGTACGCATACTCAGTGCTGCGCACTCACCCCCAGTGCGCTCCGTTGCCGACTGGTCCCGATCGCCTCCGCATCAGTACTCCCCTGGGCGCCTCCTGCCTCCCCTCGGCCGATCTTCCCGGTCTCCCGGATCCGGGGGCGGACCACTCGTGCCGTGGCTGTCAGTGGCGGTCGGTAAGGTCGCTGGCATGGGACGGATTGCGGTGATCGGCGCCGGGATGGGCGCGATGGCGGCCGCCGCCCGGCTGGCCGTCGCGGGCCACCGGGTCGCGGTGTACGAGCGTGCTCAGACGTACGGCGGGGCGGTATGCCGCTTCGAGCGGGACGGGTTCGGCTTCGACACCGGTCCCGGGCTGCTGACGCTGCCCGCCGTCTGGCGCGATCTGTTCGTCAAGACCGGCAAGGAGCCGCTGGAGGCGTGCGTCGAGCTGGTCCAGGTCGATCCGTCCTCACGGCACGTCTTCGCGGACGGCACGGAGGTGTCCCTGCCGAACGCCTCGCGCGCGGGCGCGGTCGCGGCCCTGGACGAGGCCCTCGGAGCGGGCGCGGGCGGGCGCTGGGGCGACTTCCTGGTGCGGGCCCGTGAGGCCTGGGACCGCACCCGCCGGCCCCTGTTGGAGGAGCCCCTGTGGACCGACTGGTCGGTGCTGGCCGAGCGCGAGCCGTACCCGGCGGTCCCGCACAAGAGGCTGCTGCGCACCCGACGCGCCACCACGCTCGCCGAGGTCGGCGCCTGGGAGCTGCGCGATCCCCGGCTGACGGCCCTGCTGGAGAGTTACGCCCTCTCCTACGGCCTCGATCCGCGGGTCGCTCCGGCGAGCGCGGCCGTGCTGCCGTACATGGAGCACGCCTTCGGGAGCTGGTATGTCCGCGGCGGCGTAAGGGAGTTGGCGCGCGCGGTGTACGAGCGGTGCGTGGCCCGCAGGGTCGAGTTCCACTTCGGCGCCGAGGTGACGGGCCTGTTGGAGAAGGACGGACGCGCGGCGGGGGTGGAGCTGGCCGGGGGCACCTCCCTGGTGGAGGCGGACCATGTGGTGGCCGGCGTGCATCCCGTACGTCTGCGGGGGCTGACGGAGCGTCTGCTCGACGGGGAGGGCGATGTACGGCCCGACACCGCCCCCCGCCCCGGACGGTTCACCGTGCTGCTGGCGCTGCGCGGCCCGCGGGAGGCCGGTGCGGTTCATCACACGGTCGTGCACGCGCCCGACCGTGCGGCCGAGTTGGACTCTCTGGGTTCCTGCGCGGCCGAGCCCGTCCGGCCCACGG
It encodes:
- a CDS encoding YhgE/Pip domain-containing protein, which encodes MRSPKLAALELRRFGRGRLPRAAMVALLVLPLLYGALYLWSFWDPYGRLDRIPVALVNDDKGATADGKRIAAGDTLTEGLRDSDVFDWHEVSSAEARAGVEDGTYYLSLTMPADLSRRIASSAGDSPQTGALQVRTNDANNYIVGQISRTVFSEVRQAASTKASRSFLDKIFISFSDIHGATVKAANGADKLSGGIGKAEKGSKDLADGLKDAKDGSGSLSKGLRKLDTGAGDLEDGSKQVAAGTQTLADKVNGIDKKAGPFLKGNEKTIGDTAQLVADSSKAIRHNLGTLVKTAPVAAKGARAASDTLDDVYRARCENPVLPDAACSDLKKAKEAADDVSTIADDLNTLIGDQDGDLKKLDKNLATLQTQAQALADRAPHLSEDLDDAVSKVNKLNEGAGKVAAGAKKLHKGLGTARSGAGDLDEGLGKLKTGAQTLNGGMYKLVDGSGKLAGGLHDGAGQIPDYDKQDRDKRTQVMADPVGLVSKDLHKAPNYGTGFAPYFIPLSLWVGAMVAYMLIPPMNRRALATGAPAWRIALAGWLPVVAIGVLQTVSLMSVLHWAIGLQLDRAAGTVGFLFLVTACFGAIVQWLNARFGAAGRILVLALLMLQLTSAGGTYPVQTSPGFFNAIHPFLPMSYVVEALRRLITGGGTGPVWHACVVLTAFTAGALALTAVSARRRQVWTLDRLHPELTL
- a CDS encoding TetR/AcrR family transcriptional regulator, with product MERSSATSGGTTRREATRQKLYEAAVTLIAEQGFSATTVDEIAERAGVAKGTVYYNFASKSVLFEELLRHGVGLLTASLREAAERTARDGGSKVDALDAMIRAGLVFIDRYPAFTQLYVAEMWRTNRAWQSTLMVVRQQAVAVVEDVLREGVANGEFSDEIDVSLTASALVGMVLVAALDWQSFQPERSLDDVHAALSRLLQGRVSGQR
- a CDS encoding phytoene desaturase family protein; this encodes MGRIAVIGAGMGAMAAAARLAVAGHRVAVYERAQTYGGAVCRFERDGFGFDTGPGLLTLPAVWRDLFVKTGKEPLEACVELVQVDPSSRHVFADGTEVSLPNASRAGAVAALDEALGAGAGGRWGDFLVRAREAWDRTRRPLLEEPLWTDWSVLAEREPYPAVPHKRLLRTRRATTLAEVGAWELRDPRLTALLESYALSYGLDPRVAPASAAVLPYMEHAFGSWYVRGGVRELARAVYERCVARRVEFHFGAEVTGLLEKDGRAAGVELAGGTSLVEADHVVAGVHPVRLRGLTERLLDGEGDVRPDTAPRPGRFTVLLALRGPREAGAVHHTVVHAPDRAAELDSLGSCAAEPVRPTVTVLRPDDPALRPDDGHESVVVSAVVATGSDRHPPERDERLADVLVAAAGAAIPGLRERILWREVRPPEHGEKEAGAAFGGLSAPSLAAGSGRFLHPANTTRFPGLYRVGGWSHPGGGLPHAGMSGALVAGLIVEGPEFRGSQ